The bacterium genome includes a region encoding these proteins:
- the tuf gene encoding elongation factor Tu (EF-Tu; promotes GTP-dependent binding of aminoacyl-tRNA to the A-site of ribosomes during protein biosynthesis; when the tRNA anticodon matches the mRNA codon, GTP hydrolysis results; the inactive EF-Tu-GDP leaves the ribosome and release of GDP is promoted by elongation factor Ts; many prokaryotes have two copies of the gene encoding EF-Tu), with protein sequence VMPGDNVTLEAVLITPIALEEGQRFAVREGGRTVGAGVVAKIIE encoded by the coding sequence GGTGATGCCGGGGGACAACGTGACGTTGGAGGCGGTGCTGATCACGCCGATCGCGTTGGAGGAAGGGCAGCGGTTTGCGGTGCGGGAAGGCGGGCGGACGGTGGGGGCCGGGGTGGTCGCCAAGATCATCGAGTAG
- the rpsJ gene encoding 30S ribosomal protein S10, with protein sequence MAQKIRIKLKAYDHKVLDQSAEKIVDTVKRTGARISGPVPLPIDRNVYCVIRSPHIDKESMEHFELRTHKRLIDILEPTSKTVDALMHLDLPAGVDIKIKVLAGAE encoded by the coding sequence ATGGCGCAAAAGATCCGGATCAAGCTCAAAGCCTACGACCATAAGGTCCTTGACCAATCCGCGGAGAAGATCGTGGACACGGTCAAGCGCACCGGCGCCCGGATCTCCGGACCGGTCCCCCTGCCGATCGATCGCAACGTCTACTGCGTCATCCGTTCGCCGCACATCGACAAGGAATCGATGGAGCATTTCGAACTCCGCACCCACAAGCGCCTGATCGATATCCTCGAGCCGACCTCCAAGACCGTGGACGCCCTGATGCACCTCGATCTGCCCGCCGGGGTGGACATCAAGATCAAAGTCCTGGCCGGAGCGGAGTGA
- the rplC gene encoding 50S ribosomal protein L3: MPALLGRKLGMTQIFDEAGNMVPVTVVEAGPCLVVGLRTPAREGYTAVQLGFGEVAEAKISKPRRGVFAKRGLKPQRVIREIPVAEGEQFEIGQAIKADVFAKGDRVDIVGVSKGKGYSGTMKRHNFGGQRDSHGVSLMHRAVGSIGSSNIARVFRGKRMPGRLGGARATVRGLRVISVDLDRNVLLIRGALPGPRGSLLLVRKAGVARA; the protein is encoded by the coding sequence ATGCCTGCATTGCTGGGCCGGAAACTCGGAATGACCCAGATCTTCGACGAGGCGGGCAACATGGTGCCCGTGACCGTGGTGGAGGCCGGGCCGTGCCTGGTCGTCGGCCTCCGCACACCCGCGCGCGAGGGCTACACCGCCGTGCAGTTGGGGTTCGGCGAGGTGGCGGAGGCGAAGATCAGCAAGCCCCGCCGGGGGGTCTTCGCGAAGCGGGGGCTTAAGCCTCAGCGGGTGATCCGCGAGATCCCGGTCGCCGAGGGTGAGCAGTTCGAGATCGGGCAGGCGATCAAGGCCGACGTGTTCGCCAAAGGCGATCGCGTGGACATCGTCGGCGTGAGCAAGGGCAAGGGGTATTCGGGGACGATGAAGCGGCACAACTTCGGCGGACAGCGGGACTCCCACGGGGTCAGCCTGATGCACCGCGCGGTCGGCAGCATCGGGTCGAGCAACATCGCCCGGGTGTTCAGGGGCAAGCGCATGCCGGGACGGTTGGGCGGAGCGCGCGCCACGGTCCGCGGCCTGCGCGTGATCTCGGTCGACCTCGACCGCAACGTGCTCCTGATCCGCGGCGCCCTGCCCGGCCCCCGCGGCAGCCTGCTGCTCGTCCGGAAGGCGGGAGTCGCGCGCGCATGA
- the rplD gene encoding 50S ribosomal protein L4 encodes MSMVAVYDIQGKQVGEVAVPEAFTGTPHTAVLHEAVVWQLAGRRRGTHSTLTRGMVSRSTRKLYRQKGTGRARHGGRGAPIFVGGGIAFGPHPRDYSYPLPKRVRRLALRSALCAKVAAGHLAVLDRLDLEGPKTKVLAGLVRGLGWEAPAGRRGAVLLIMAGPDQVVRRSVANLPGMRVLPATALNVHDILACEHLLVTREALERITEAFSR; translated from the coding sequence ATGAGCATGGTGGCGGTCTACGACATCCAGGGCAAGCAGGTCGGAGAGGTGGCCGTGCCCGAGGCGTTCACGGGCACCCCCCACACCGCGGTGCTCCACGAGGCCGTCGTCTGGCAGCTCGCCGGACGCCGCCGCGGGACGCACTCCACCCTCACCCGCGGGATGGTCTCCCGCTCCACCCGAAAGCTGTACCGGCAGAAAGGGACCGGCCGGGCCCGCCACGGTGGGCGGGGGGCGCCGATCTTCGTCGGCGGCGGGATCGCCTTCGGGCCGCACCCTCGGGACTACAGCTACCCGCTGCCGAAGCGGGTCCGACGGTTGGCGCTGCGGTCGGCGTTGTGCGCCAAAGTGGCCGCGGGGCACCTCGCCGTACTCGACCGGCTGGACCTGGAGGGGCCCAAGACCAAGGTCCTGGCCGGGTTGGTGCGGGGGCTGGGGTGGGAGGCACCCGCAGGCCGGCGGGGTGCCGTGCTGCTGATCATGGCCGGGCCCGACCAGGTGGTGCGTCGATCGGTCGCCAACCTGCCGGGGATGCGCGTGCTCCCCGCCACGGCGCTGAACGTCCACGACATCCTTGCCTGCGAGCATCTCTTGGTGACCCGAGAGGCCCTTGAGCGGATCACGGAGGCGTTTTCGCGATGA
- the rplW gene encoding 50S ribosomal protein L23 — MIDPRTVIRRPIVTEKSMRGTTMNKYTFEVDRVSPKPVIRDAVQRLFRVKVTKVNVITIPGRERRRGQHYYQEPAHRKAIVTLAEGDKIDLEKLG; from the coding sequence ATGATCGACCCCCGGACGGTCATCCGGCGTCCCATCGTGACGGAGAAGAGCATGCGCGGGACGACGATGAACAAATACACGTTCGAGGTCGATCGGGTATCGCCGAAGCCGGTGATCCGGGATGCGGTCCAGCGCCTCTTCCGGGTCAAGGTGACCAAGGTGAACGTGATCACCATCCCCGGGCGGGAGCGCCGGCGCGGGCAGCATTACTACCAGGAGCCGGCGCACCGCAAGGCGATCGTGACCCTGGCCGAAGGCGACAAGATCGACCTGGAGAAGCTCGGCTGA
- the rplB gene encoding 50S ribosomal protein L2 — MGVKKFKPITPGRRFMTVSTFEDITSTEPERGLMRPLTSHGGRNAQGKLTMRHQGGGHKRRYRLIDFKRDKDGVPAKVATIEYDPNRSARIALLHYRDGEKRYILAPVGLGVGDVVVSGPQAEIKPGNTLPLRAIPLGTTVHNLELQMGRGGQMVRSAGTAAQVMAKEGDYAQVRLPSGEVRMIHLDCRATVGQVGNLDHEAVTIGKAGRSRWLGVRPSVRGVVMDPSSHPHGGGEGKSPIGMPGPVSPWGKPTLGYRTRKKAKPSTKFVVRRRSQA; from the coding sequence ATGGGCGTGAAGAAGTTCAAGCCGATCACCCCGGGGCGGCGGTTCATGACCGTTTCGACCTTCGAGGACATCACGTCCACGGAGCCCGAACGGGGGCTGATGCGGCCGCTGACGTCTCACGGCGGCCGAAACGCGCAGGGCAAGTTGACGATGCGGCACCAGGGGGGCGGGCACAAGCGCCGCTACCGGCTGATCGACTTCAAGCGGGACAAGGACGGGGTCCCGGCCAAGGTCGCCACCATCGAATACGACCCGAACCGATCGGCCCGGATCGCGCTGCTCCACTATCGAGACGGGGAGAAGCGGTACATCCTCGCCCCGGTCGGGTTGGGGGTCGGAGACGTGGTGGTGTCCGGCCCGCAGGCGGAGATCAAGCCGGGGAACACCCTCCCGCTGCGCGCCATCCCGCTCGGGACGACGGTGCACAACCTGGAGTTGCAGATGGGACGGGGCGGGCAAATGGTGCGCAGCGCCGGCACGGCCGCCCAGGTGATGGCGAAAGAGGGAGACTACGCCCAGGTCCGGCTGCCCTCGGGTGAGGTGCGGATGATCCACCTCGACTGCCGGGCGACCGTGGGCCAGGTGGGCAACCTCGACCACGAGGCGGTGACGATCGGGAAGGCCGGGCGGTCGCGGTGGTTGGGCGTGCGCCCGTCGGTGCGCGGCGTGGTGATGGATCCGTCGAGCCATCCGCACGGGGGCGGTGAGGGCAAGTCTCCGATCGGGATGCCGGGGCCGGTGAGCCCGTGGGGGAAGCCGACGCTGGGCTACCGGACGCGGAAGAAGGCGAAGCCGAGCACGAAGTTTGTGGTCCGGCGCCGGAGTCAGGCATGA
- the rpsS gene encoding 30S ribosomal protein S19 yields the protein MGRSIKKGPFVDGHLLEKVRGLNRSREKRVIRTWSRRSTIIPEMVGHTIAVYDGRKHVPVYLTENMVGHKLGEFSPTRTFKSHGARVEKTTSVKPAGPGPSATAATPAPAS from the coding sequence ATGGGGCGTTCGATCAAGAAGGGACCGTTTGTCGACGGGCATCTGCTGGAGAAGGTCCGGGGGCTCAATCGGTCGCGCGAGAAGCGCGTGATCCGGACGTGGTCCAGGCGCTCGACGATCATCCCGGAGATGGTGGGGCACACCATTGCCGTCTACGACGGGCGCAAGCACGTGCCGGTCTACCTGACCGAGAACATGGTCGGGCACAAGTTGGGGGAGTTCTCGCCGACCCGCACGTTCAAGAGCCACGGGGCGCGGGTGGAGAAGACCACCTCGGTGAAGCCGGCGGGCCCCGGTCCGTCCGCGACGGCGGCGACGCCCGCCCCGGCGTCGTGA